The genomic stretch GCAGATAAACTCCCTGGTGTAGCAACAAGTTTTATTATTGCCCTCATGCCATTGATTTTGCTAACATTGTATACAATAGGTGCCATGCTTTTTCCTGCATCCGGTTTTCTGATGCAGGTATTGCATTTCATTGGCAATGCAGATATTGCCATGTTTATATCTGTGATTATAGCAATCGTGGGTCTTGGCTTAAAGAGAGGTTTATCCATGAAGTCCATTACGCGTGATTTGCAGGATGCTTTTCAACAGGTTTCGGTAGTGATGTTTGTCATTGCCGGAGCCGGTGCATTTATGCAGGTTCTGCATGATGGCGGACTCAATGATTATCTTTCAGCTATTTTCATCCAGTGGCATATTCATCCTTTGCTGATGGGGTGGCTGGTAGCTGCGGTCATCAGGATATGCATAGGATCGGCTACAGTGGCTGGTTTAACCACTGTTGGTATTCTCATGCCTTTCTTACAGCAATCACATGTGCCGCCTGAGTTGATGGTATTATCGATTGGCGCAGGCAGCCTGATGTTTTCTCATGTCAACGATGGAGGTTTCTGGTTGTTTAAAGAATATTTTCATTTAACCATGAAACAAACTTTTCTCACCTGGAGCGTGATGGAAACAATTGTATCCGTCGGAGGATTGCTAGGAGTGTGGATCCTTCATTTATTGCATATATAAATGTATCAGGCATTGGATTTTCAATTCGGCTTTTGTGTTTAAGATTTGTTAAAGAGAATTTCATTTTCCCTTATTGATTTGTTCATCATACAGGTTGAAGTTTGTGATTGATTCACCTTTCAACCTGTATAAAAATGATACAATTTTATTTACACGCCAGAAAAACCTGTATATGTCTGTTTGCCGGATTGATCATGTTTATCTCAGCCGCCGGCCAGGAAATGATTTCAGGAAAAGTGATTTCTTCTGTTGATCAACAGCCTGTACGGGGCGCCAGTGTTTTCTCGGTAATGACAAAAGAAGGCAGGATTACCGGAGAAAACGGACAGTTTCATTTGCCTTATGTATTGCACGATACATTGGTTGTCAAGTTCATTGGATTTGAAACGCAACGCATTCCCGTAGCAGAAAATAAGGAATTGATGATTGTGCTGAAACCTGCTCAGCAAGCTCTCGATGAAGTTGTGGTTACGGCATTGGGTGTTCGCAAGGAGGTAAAGAAAATCGGATATGCCGTTCAGGAAGTAAATGGAGATGAACTGGTGAAAGCACGTGACCAAAATCCACTTACCGGTTTGGAAGGCAAAGTAGCAGGCCTTTCGATAGGCCCGTCTGCTGAAATGCTTCGTCAGCCGACGGTGTTATTACGTGGAAATCAGATTAGTTTATATGTGGTAGATGGTGTTCCTATCAGTTCCGATAGCTGGAATATCAATCCGGATGATATTGCATCCATTTCTATACTAAAAGGCCCGGTAGCAGCTGCTTTGTACGGAAGCCGTGCGCAGTATGGTGCAATATTAATTACCACCAAAAAAGGACTCAAACAAAAAGGCTGGCAGGTGGAAGTTAACTCCACCAATATGTTTGACAAAGGATTTATTGCTTTTCCACGTTTGCAAAATGAATATGGTCCCGGAGAAAACCAACTATATGCTTTTGCTGATGGACGTGGCGGAGGTTTGAATGACAATGACTATGATATCTGGGGACCTAAATTCCGCGGACAATTGATACCGCAATATGATGGAAAATATTATCCTGATTCTGTTTTTACCACTGTATTTCCGGGAGGATATGTGTGGAAGGGGCATATTCAGCCCACACCATGGATTGCACGTGGAGCCAATAATCTGCAACGCTTTCTGAGAATAGGTTTTCAGACCAATAATAACATATCCCTGTCGGCTACAGGTGACGCATATCAGCTCAGGTTTTCCGTTTCTCAATCTCATCAGCAGAGCATTATCCCTAACATGAGTCTGAATATTATCAATTTCAACACCTATGGTTCCTATAAGCTTAGCGATCGCATCAAGATTGAATCAAATGTGAATATCAACCGTCAGTTCAGTCCTAATTTCCCGGATGTAGATTATGGCCCCAACAGTTTGATTTACAATGTGGCTATCTGGACGGGAGCAGATTGGGATGTGGATGCACCGGATATCCGTGCTATCTGGCAGCCCGGTAAAGTGGGTATCCAGCAAATGTTTGCCGAATATCAGCGCTATCACAATCCATGGTTTATGGTTTATGAATGGTTGAGAGGTCATTACAAAACAGACATTTATGGTTATGTAACAGCTCATTATGTGATAAATCCGCATGTAAATGTGCAGGTTCGTACACAGATTACCACCTATAATTTGTTTCGGAATGAAAAAATGCCTTACTCGGCACATCCATATGGCCGTGAACAAAACAAAGGTGATTACCGGGAAGATCATCGTGACCTGTTTGAGAATAATACCGATGTTCAGTTGAATTATGATTATACTATCGGAAGAAAAGTTGAAATCAGCGGTTTGGTCGGTGGAAGTGTAAGATTATTTAATTATCGTTCAACCTGGATTTCTACTGATTATTTAAGTGTACCTGGTGTGTATAATTTCAGCAATTCCCTGAACCCTATCCAGGCCAGCAATTTCCTGGCTGATATGCGTGTGTATAGTGCTTATGCTTCATCGGATATTTCGCTTTCCAAGTATGCTACTATCGGACTTACAGGAAGAATCGACAAATCTTCGGCTCTTCCTCCTAAACATAACATTTATTTTTATCCTAGCATTTCTTTGTCATCAGTATTATCGGATTATATTCAATTACCCAGAAATATTTCCTTCTTCAAAATACGTGCTTCGTTTGCTACCATACATGGTGATGCAACCTCTCCCACTATAGGGCCGGCACCATTTAATACCATCACACAATTTGGTGCTAATCCATCCGGAAATTCTTTGTATGATTATCCATTGGCATACGGAAATCCCTATCTGTCGCCTTACGGAGGGCCAGATTATTCGCTGATTCAAACCTATTCTACTTCCAAACCATACAACAACATGACGGCTGCCTATTACAGCAGCAACCTGTATGATCCGAATCTCAAAACTTTCAATCGGGTGAATTTTGAACAGGGGTTTGATATCAAATTCATAAACAATCGCTTGGGATTAAGTGCTACAGCTTTTCAGTACATTGATGGCCCGCAGATCCTGCAAAATCCTATTTCCACAGCTACTGGATACAGTTATTATTATCTGAATGCATTGAAAACAGAAAAGAGCGGATATGAACTGAATATCACGGCAACGCCTGTATCTGTTTCTCATCTTTTCAATTGGGATATATCATTTAACTGGAGTACGTTCAAAGAAATATATCTGGAATTGCCGCCTGGTCAAACAACCTACAATACATTCTTTCGTAAAGGAGATCGTGTAGATAAGTTTTATGGTTCTGCTTTCGTGAAAACCAAGGAAGGACTGGTTGTATATGATAATAGTGGTGCTCCTCTCATTAATCCGGTTCCTCAATTCCTGGGTTATCTGAATGGGAAATATGAATGGGGCATATACAATCAGATCCGGTATAAACAATTCAGCCTGGGATTTCAGTTTGATGGAAGGGTAGGTGGTGTGACTACTGATTATATTCACAACAAAACGATGCGCGGAGGAAGAAATATAGAAACTGTGCAAGGTCAATTAGGTATAGCCCGAGATCTGGACGATCAGCATGCAGGTGATCCAAACTGGAAAGGAGCTTATGTGGGTGAGGGTGTAGTGGTTGCGAACAATACGCCTATCAATTTTGATTCAAAAACGGGAGTTATTACCAATTATGATCAACTGAAGTTTGTACCCAATACCACACCTATACAGGTGCAACCCTGGACTACCATTTATTACTCTACCAGTGAAGCCAATTTGATGAGCAAAACTTTTACCAAACTAAGAGAAGTAATTATCAGCTATGATTTCCCTGAGAAATGGCTGCATCGTTCAGGAATTCAAGGCTTAACAGTTTCGCTTGTAGGAAGAAATTTGCTTTATTTCTACAAGGATAAAAGATTTAAGGATGTAGATGTAGATCAGTTTAATTATGGAACTGGCAGCACCACGTTGCAAACGCCCACAACAAGAAGATTTGGTTTTAATATTCAGCTTACCTTTTAATTCTCTCTATATGAAAGCAGGTCATTTGTTCCGCATTTTATCGCTTTTATGTGTTGTTTTTTACAATTTTTCATGCAATCAATCATTTCAGGATCTGAATGTCAATCCAAACAAACCTACACAGGTTCCTCCTTCGTTGTTACTCACCGGTATTCTGAACGATATGGCTGATTTGCCTGGAGGAATGGATGAGCGATGGGATCAATATTTTTTGATTAATTACAGTTATTATGGTAATAACCGGTATGATTTCGGACCTGGAAATGATTATTATGCAACGTTAAAGAACGTGGATAAAATGGTTCAGGAAGCATCAGTTGGGAATACGTCATCACAAAATCCCTATCATGCATTGGCGCTTTTCTTTAAAGCGTATTTCTTTACCAAGATGAGTTTGGAAATGGGTGATATTCCGATGCGCGATGCATTGAAAGGAACAAATGATCTTACTCCAGTATATGATTCGCAAAAACTTGTTTTTCAGCAGGCCTTTCTTTGGTTGGATACAGCTAATCAGGAATTGCATCAGCTCATTGTTTCTGGAGCCAGTAAGCCAGATGGTGATTTTTATTTCAATGGTAATCTGGCGCAATGGCAGAAAGTTGTGAATGCGTTCAGACTAATATTGCTGATTCATTTGAGCAAAAAAATCAACGATCCGGATTTGCATATTGCCCAGCAATTTAATACCCTTGTCAATAATCCTTCGCAATATCCCTTGCTGCAAAGCAATGATGATAATTTGCAATACGTGTTTATTTATCCCACAAATATATATCCCCGTAACCCGGGCAATTTTGGTTTCAATGCATTGAGAGAAAACTGTTCTGCTACTTATGTAGGCCTGCTTACACAATTACATGATCCCCGTGTATTTGTTACTTCGGAACCTGCTCAGGCTCTCGTGTCTGCCGGCACTTCACCCACCAGTTTTAATGCTTTTGTGGGAGCTGATCCCGGAGAAGATCTGGGTACCATGTATAATAAAACCAATGCAGGCGAATATTCATTAATCAACCGAAAAAGATATTACGATACCTACACGGGTGAGCCCTGTATTCAAATTGGTTATGCAGAACAATGTTTCAATATTGCAGAAGCTATCAACCGCGGATGGATTACAGGCGGGCCTCTTGGGAATGCAGAAGCTTATTATACACAAGGCATTCAGGCCTCGTGGAGTTTTTATCAGATTCCTTTATCAGGACAGTTCACGGCTTATTTCCTGCATCCCGGTGCTAGCCTGGGTACTTATGATACTTATCAGATTCCGGTAGATTTTACCAGCTATTACAACCAGCCAACAGTAAAATATGCAGGTAACAATGCAACAGGACTTACCCAGATTCTTCAACAAAAATATCTTGCTTTGTTTCTGCATGCCGGACTTGAAGCTTACTATCAATACCGGCGTACGGGAGTTCCGGTATTTACTACCGGACCTGGAACAGGAAATAGTGGCCGTATTGCTATGCGTTTTCAATATCCTGCTGCTGAACGCACTGCCAATGCAGCAAATGTGCAAGCTGCTCTTGACCGTCAGTTTGGAGGTAATGATGATATCAATGGCATCATGTGGATCCTGAAATAAAAATGATATGATGCATATGCAACGTTTTTTTCTGTTATTCATTTGTTCATTTTTTCTCGTTGTATACCTGGCTAATGCCCAGCAGCCTGCGAGAAATCTGGTTATTGTTACTTTCGACGGAATGCGATGGCAGGAGATTTTCAGTGGGGTGGATTCAGTATTGCTGCATGATGCGGCATATACGCGTGATCCGGATGAGATGCAGCGCTTGTATTGGGATGCATCTCCGCAGGTTCGGCGGGAGAAGTTGTTTCCGTTTATCTGGGGCGTGATTGCACATGATGGACAGTTGTTTGGCAACAGGATTCTGGGCAATGACATGAATGTGGCCAATGTGTATCATTTTTCCTATCCCGGTTATAATGAAATCTTTACTGGATATGCTGATTTTTGGGTTAATAGCAACAACAAAATACCCAATCCTAACCGCAATGTGTTGGGTTTTCTCAACAACAAGCCATTATATCATAATCATGTTGCTGCGTTCACATCTTGGAGTGTATTTCCATATATTTTGAACAAATGGGAAAGTGGCATATACGTAAATGCTGATGAAGATAGCTTACCCGATGCTACACCTGAACTGCAATTGCTGAACCTTCTGCAGCGTTTGACAGCTAAGCCATTGGATCTGCGGCCAGATATTTTCACATATGCAGCGGCAAAAGAATATTTAAAAGCCTATCATCCTCGCGTGTTGTACATAGCTTTTGATGAGACGGATGATTATGCGCATGCGGGTATGTATGATCAGTACATCAAAAGTGCGCATGCAGAAGATGGGATGATTCGCGATTTGTGGGCATATCTGCAGCAGGATCCGTTTTATGCTGGACAAACGGTTTTGTTGCTTACCTGTGATCATGGTCGTGGCACAGGCGATGCATGGAGGAACCATGGTACGTTTACCAAAGGCTCATCGGCCATCTGGATGGCAGTGATGGGACCAGGAATTGCACCAACAGGTGAACATGCTGAGCCTGCCCGTTATCATCAGAAGCAAATTGCAGCTACCATTGCCCAGATATTAGGATTTACATTTCAAACCGATCATCGTGTAGCAAAATCACTTTATCCGATACTTACAGAAAACAATATTTACAATGAATATTCATTCAAAAGCCAGAGAGGCCACTGAAGAAGTGATGTATCTTATACGCACATTCGGTCATGAAGACTATTTGGGTGAAGCTGTATCACAGCTGGAACACATGTGTCAATGCGCGGAACTGGCAAGATTGGCACAACAGCAGGATGAAGTTATACTGGCAGCTTTTTTACATGACATCGGACATTTATGTAGTCATCTGTTAGATACAAATGACTACAAAGTGGGTGATTATGGAGTTATTGATCATGATGTGCTAGGTGCCAAATATCTTTTTCAGAAAGGATTCTCTACAGAGGTGGTTACACTAGTTGGCAGTCATGTGCAAGCCAAACGATATCTGGCTTATGTTCAACCATCTTATCTGAAGCAACTTT from Thermoflavifilum aggregans encodes the following:
- a CDS encoding gluconate:H+ symporter, producing MPLLITIFGIFLLILLIAWVKADTFLSFLLVSVMVGWWSGMGTDAIVHAVEIGIGNTLGSLVIILGLGAMLGRLVADSGAARQITDQLISWFGLRNIRWGLALAGLIIGIPMFYTAGFVVVVPFIFAIAHRVRLPLLYIAIPMLSALSVAHGFLPPHPSPTAIAVELHANIGKTLLYGIVIAVPVIALAGPVFATRLKKYNPVIEAHMFTSPAVPADKLPGVATSFIIALMPLILLTLYTIGAMLFPASGFLMQVLHFIGNADIAMFISVIIAIVGLGLKRGLSMKSITRDLQDAFQQVSVVMFVIAGAGAFMQVLHDGGLNDYLSAIFIQWHIHPLLMGWLVAAVIRICIGSATVAGLTTVGILMPFLQQSHVPPELMVLSIGAGSLMFSHVNDGGFWLFKEYFHLTMKQTFLTWSVMETIVSVGGLLGVWILHLLHI
- a CDS encoding SusC/RagA family TonB-linked outer membrane protein; translated protein: MIQFYLHARKTCICLFAGLIMFISAAGQEMISGKVISSVDQQPVRGASVFSVMTKEGRITGENGQFHLPYVLHDTLVVKFIGFETQRIPVAENKELMIVLKPAQQALDEVVVTALGVRKEVKKIGYAVQEVNGDELVKARDQNPLTGLEGKVAGLSIGPSAEMLRQPTVLLRGNQISLYVVDGVPISSDSWNINPDDIASISILKGPVAAALYGSRAQYGAILITTKKGLKQKGWQVEVNSTNMFDKGFIAFPRLQNEYGPGENQLYAFADGRGGGLNDNDYDIWGPKFRGQLIPQYDGKYYPDSVFTTVFPGGYVWKGHIQPTPWIARGANNLQRFLRIGFQTNNNISLSATGDAYQLRFSVSQSHQQSIIPNMSLNIINFNTYGSYKLSDRIKIESNVNINRQFSPNFPDVDYGPNSLIYNVAIWTGADWDVDAPDIRAIWQPGKVGIQQMFAEYQRYHNPWFMVYEWLRGHYKTDIYGYVTAHYVINPHVNVQVRTQITTYNLFRNEKMPYSAHPYGREQNKGDYREDHRDLFENNTDVQLNYDYTIGRKVEISGLVGGSVRLFNYRSTWISTDYLSVPGVYNFSNSLNPIQASNFLADMRVYSAYASSDISLSKYATIGLTGRIDKSSALPPKHNIYFYPSISLSSVLSDYIQLPRNISFFKIRASFATIHGDATSPTIGPAPFNTITQFGANPSGNSLYDYPLAYGNPYLSPYGGPDYSLIQTYSTSKPYNNMTAAYYSSNLYDPNLKTFNRVNFEQGFDIKFINNRLGLSATAFQYIDGPQILQNPISTATGYSYYYLNALKTEKSGYELNITATPVSVSHLFNWDISFNWSTFKEIYLELPPGQTTYNTFFRKGDRVDKFYGSAFVKTKEGLVVYDNSGAPLINPVPQFLGYLNGKYEWGIYNQIRYKQFSLGFQFDGRVGGVTTDYIHNKTMRGGRNIETVQGQLGIARDLDDQHAGDPNWKGAYVGEGVVVANNTPINFDSKTGVITNYDQLKFVPNTTPIQVQPWTTIYYSTSEANLMSKTFTKLREVIISYDFPEKWLHRSGIQGLTVSLVGRNLLYFYKDKRFKDVDVDQFNYGTGSTTLQTPTTRRFGFNIQLTF
- a CDS encoding SusD/RagB family nutrient-binding outer membrane lipoprotein, with the protein product MKAGHLFRILSLLCVVFYNFSCNQSFQDLNVNPNKPTQVPPSLLLTGILNDMADLPGGMDERWDQYFLINYSYYGNNRYDFGPGNDYYATLKNVDKMVQEASVGNTSSQNPYHALALFFKAYFFTKMSLEMGDIPMRDALKGTNDLTPVYDSQKLVFQQAFLWLDTANQELHQLIVSGASKPDGDFYFNGNLAQWQKVVNAFRLILLIHLSKKINDPDLHIAQQFNTLVNNPSQYPLLQSNDDNLQYVFIYPTNIYPRNPGNFGFNALRENCSATYVGLLTQLHDPRVFVTSEPAQALVSAGTSPTSFNAFVGADPGEDLGTMYNKTNAGEYSLINRKRYYDTYTGEPCIQIGYAEQCFNIAEAINRGWITGGPLGNAEAYYTQGIQASWSFYQIPLSGQFTAYFLHPGASLGTYDTYQIPVDFTSYYNQPTVKYAGNNATGLTQILQQKYLALFLHAGLEAYYQYRRTGVPVFTTGPGTGNSGRIAMRFQYPAAERTANAANVQAALDRQFGGNDDINGIMWILK
- a CDS encoding phosphoglyceromutase → MQRFFLLFICSFFLVVYLANAQQPARNLVIVTFDGMRWQEIFSGVDSVLLHDAAYTRDPDEMQRLYWDASPQVRREKLFPFIWGVIAHDGQLFGNRILGNDMNVANVYHFSYPGYNEIFTGYADFWVNSNNKIPNPNRNVLGFLNNKPLYHNHVAAFTSWSVFPYILNKWESGIYVNADEDSLPDATPELQLLNLLQRLTAKPLDLRPDIFTYAAAKEYLKAYHPRVLYIAFDETDDYAHAGMYDQYIKSAHAEDGMIRDLWAYLQQDPFYAGQTVLLLTCDHGRGTGDAWRNHGTFTKGSSAIWMAVMGPGIAPTGEHAEPARYHQKQIAATIAQILGFTFQTDHRVAKSLYPILTENNIYNEYSFKSQRGH
- a CDS encoding HD domain-containing protein: MNIHSKAREATEEVMYLIRTFGHEDYLGEAVSQLEHMCQCAELARLAQQQDEVILAAFLHDIGHLCSHLLDTNDYKVGDYGVIDHDVLGAKYLFQKGFSTEVVTLVGSHVQAKRYLAYVQPSYLKQLSPASIETLKLQGGAMTPEEARRFEQDPHFELYIQLRKWDEQAKVPGTLLPDLDMYEKLIYHHLVQQFALCQKSD